The genomic DNA GCTGTCATCCAGCCACTATGAAATCATGGCTCCAGAGGACACAGTCTCTGTAGCTGATCATAACCTGTTCCGTCCTTGACTCACTAAGGGAGCCGGGGGACAACATGTATTTTTGTTGGTAACAACAGGAATTTCATTCCCTGCCAATATCAACTTTAAATGACCTTGCTACCCTGGCAAGCAGATAAACCTCCTCTGGCTTCGCCCCTTCATTCTGCATGCATGTATATAGAGTAACAACCATCTGGACATAAGGACAAATGGATATTAGGAAAGggtattttcaaaaataaaaaaaaaaactctggAGCAAAGATCCCTGATAAAGGCACTGTACAACAAACTAGAAAGGAGGTGGTAGTAAGGTGCTTAAAATTAAGTACCTCGTATCTGCTTTTCTCTAGAAACACAAAGAGCTGTGTTCTGGAGGTGTCAAAGTTTTTTTTCATGAAGTCCTAGACCCTGCTTTCACCTACAGTCAGCCTCTCCCATGAGCTGAACAGCTGAATGCTGCTTGCCCCAGGTCACTGCCTTCACCAccgcccccaccccacccccaccccggtGAATTGGGCTGTAGGTTTAAGGCACTTCCATTCAGGCTGCTAACACATCTGCATTACACAATCCAAGTCATGTGAGTGTTGATAGTTCCTCAGGGGCTTCTCAGGACTTTCCCTTATGCTCAGATGACTGACATGTTCTTCCCACAACTTCCTGGAAGTAAGCCTGAGCAGGTGAAACAAAGGTGCAGGGTAGACCAAACACATGTGCTGAAAAGATGCAGGAATGCATGTGGGGACTTGTGTACCTGAGCTAGGCAAAGCAGCTTCTGACTGCTGGAGTTAGTTCTGCAGTGCAGTCAAAGCCTGAAGGTACAAGGCACTTAAGATAGGAGCAAACCCATTTCTAGCTTTGACTGAGACCCCTGCTCTAAACTGCTGTCTGCTGCTTTGATAGAAAAATACTCTATCTAGCTAGCAGGAGTTCAAGCACGCCTATTCCTGTCACAGTTTTGCTGCTTAGTCTAGATGATTAGGAAGAAACTTCTTAGGGGTATTATATCACAGTATTAAGATGTACCTAGTTGTAAACCAAAACCACCTTCCTATCCATGCATCACAGGACTGCTGGAGCTTGGAGCTGAGTGCAAAGTGAATCTTCTCCTGAAAGAACTAGCCTTAAATTGAGAACTGTATCAAGACTTCTGAGGATAAcaccagcctgcctgccaggctaTGCTATGGAGAGACTGTCAAATCCttaaccaaaacaaaatctaGTTGATTCCTATCTGTTGTTCTTCCACTAACAGGCTGTGGTGGTGTAGCCATGGGAATGTACAATCTTGACCAGTCTATCAAGGATTTTGCCCACAGTTCCTTCCAAATGGCACTGTCTAAAGGCTGGCCCCTCTACATGAGCACCAAGAACACCATCCTGAAGAGATACGATGGCCGCTTTAAAGACATCTTCCAAGAAATCTATGACAGGTAACTAGGATAGTTGCCTACAGCAGTGCATAAGTCTGCAGCAGGAACATCCTCTCCAGCCTTGTGAGCTGCTACAGttaattcagcattttcagaCACTCAGCAACACTTTGCGGGGGGCTATGCGCCTTTCCTGTTGCGGTCTCCCTTGTCCTGCAGGACACAGTACTCAATGTTTAAAGCTTTGCTAAATGTGGCTGTGGTGTTCATCTCTCCTAACAGAGTCACAAATTCTCTATGGGcttctctgtgattctgaagCAGAGTTGCAGTGGCCTAGCAAAGCAAgcgagggaaaaaaagagtaaagagGATACAAATTTCTTCTAAGGTTTTTCTTTAACTCTTATCTCTATGCACCTCACTGTGCACAATTACTTGCACAAATTGTGCAATCCCTGTTTTTATCTATATGtcaatgttttctgttttccagagaaTACAAGTCCCAGTTTGAAGTCAAGAAGATCTGGTATGAGCATAGGCTCATTGATGACATGGTTGCTCAGGCCCTGAAATCTGAAGGAGGCTTTGTCTGGGCCTGCAAAAACTACGATGGGGATGTGCAGTCTGACTCGGTTGCGCAAGGTATGAGATGTTTCCTGTGCTACACTGAAGTAGGCTCAGTAGCAGTCTCTTGTGACCTTGTGTCATATCTTATGTAATGACCCAGGAGGTGGTCTTGGGTCTCAGAAGGTACATTTCAAACCTGTGGCCAGGTTCTTGATATGAAGTAGGTTGGTTTCCTGTCACGCTGTGGGGAAGATAGCGATTGGCAGCCCAACACTGCTTATTTAGGATTCTTTGTTCTCAGACTGCACCTTTTCAATAAAAATCTGTCCAGCAAGTGAGGTGAGAATGCTAATTTTCTTGAAATGATGCAGAATGTTTGCCTATCTGTATCTCATGGTTCAGCAACACTTTCTGTTCAGACGAGCTGTTATTTTGACGTGTTAGGACTAGCCAGTTAGttgcagcagcactgctgttcAGCAATACTCACATCAAGGCTGGGAGGATGTAGAGGGATTGTAGGATAGAGGGATTAAGGGGAATTTAAGGGGGCTGTCCAAAGGAGACACTGAACTTTTTTAACTGTGTATTCTGTAGGCTATGGCTCTCTGGGGATGATGACCAGTGTGCTGATCTGCCCTGATGGCAAGACTGTTGAAGCAGAAGCTGCTCACGGCACAGTTACTCGTCACTACCGCATGCACCAGAAAGGCCAAGAAACCTCCACTAACCCCATTGGTGAGCTGCTGTTCACTGCCCTTCAGTGATCTCTACACATGAAAGAACAGGTTTGGAGTAAGAACATCTGCATCCTTTCTGCAGAGAATTGCACCACTGAGTGGTGAAACTGGTAATTcataatgcatttttcttccatggagacagctgcagcctggagcaaaAACAGGTTGGAATGGAGTGAGTGTGAGCAATAAGCTAGGCCTAACCTAGCCTTAGAGATGTGCTCTCGCTCTTCAGCAAATGATGGGTTTATAGCCACAAAGGCCTTAAGGTTtagatttgttgttttttattttactccCCTTCCTGATGCTCCAAAAGACCCAGCCACCCTCCAAACCATGTACTTAAAGTGTAAGTGCACCTAGAATGGGACGTGAGGGAAAGAATCCTCTACAATTGCACAGGGACCAGAGTGTAATGTAACACCAGGAAGAAGACTGCACCCTTCTAACATAAGGACAACTTTCTGTGTAAGCCCAGAGTCCTACCGCTAGTCATTCTTTCCAACTTGGGCAGGAACAAAATAAGATAAAAGGGCATGCACAAAGAGATTGCTGGAGGCAGTGAGTAGtttctggggtttgtttttctttagagcTGCACAAAATGCAAAGGATGCCTAGATGAAGATGTGTTCTCTTTCCCATACcagattttctctctcttttctgtctgttttcagttttattaatagtaaaaaataattactcttCCACATGACAGTTTAGAACAATGTCGAGGGAGTTCTAGAAGGACAGAATAATCTAGTGTTCTCTCTCAGCCTCCATCTTCGCATGGACAAGAGGACTAGCTCACAGAGCTAAGCTGGACAACAACACTAGCCTCAAGAACTTTGCAGTTGCCCTGGAAGAAGTCTGCATTGAGACCATTGAATCTGGCTTCATGACAAAAGACCTTGCTGCCTGTATCAAAGGTCTACCTAAGTAAGTGCATGAAGTAATCAGCTGTGCTTGGAGGAGGATGTTTTACTTGGTGCTTCAGAACAGCATTTGCTGGAAAGTTAGTTTAGTATGGTGAAGAATTGCTGGAGTCTGGTCACAGAACAGGGCTCATCTGTACCCGGTGCTGTACAAACAGGACATGAGACACTCCCTGCCTCAAGTAGCTTAGTCTAGGTTGCTCTGTCCCTGCTATTGTACCAaatgcatggggaaaaaataaagaaggaacTGCAAAGATTTCTCTTATGACAGGCTGGCTACACTAGCCAGATCCTGCCCTGTCCATTTATTAGGATGGAGACCTATTTCACTGCAAAATACCTCTGGCTACCTCTTCTCTGGAGCCTTTTGGCAAAAAACATCAGCCTGATGAGTAGGAGATGACTCTTCTGGTTTTAGAGGCTAGACTTAAGAGTTCTTTGAACAGTCTTCCCCTGCTTGGAGCATTTGAGTGGCTTTACAACTaatgtctgtcttgttttgtttcccccCTCAGTGTCACACGCTCTGACTACCTGAACACCTTTGAGTTCATGGACAAGCTTGCTGAAAACTTGAAGGGGAAGCTGGCCTCTCTGCCCAAGCTTTAAGGCACAGGTTCTACTCAAGCTCCACAAACAAAGCGTCTCCCACTTACACCAGAGTGTAAGTGGCATTGTATCACACTCTGTTGTGTAACATTTCAAATACTAGACAAAAATGAACATGTAcacttttttaaatgtttaaaagacCATGTTTTCTTAAACCCCTTGAGCTGCTGGGCTAGGCCCTACTTTTGCTAAGCAGCTGAATGTGACAGTATTCAAGCTCAATGTGGGTCTGGATTCCTAATGTCATTCACAGCAGACCTGCGGTTTCTCTCCATGACTTTGTgatctgtgtttcttttctgttttcctctcagACTGAAAGCCAGTCTGTGTCACAGCTCTGGTTAAACCAGTGGTGACTGACTTACTGTCCAACAGGCCTTAGAAATCAGAACTGTCCTCATCTCTCCAGTACTGTCCACTGACTATAAGTAAGTGAGCTCATAGGGCTATGCCAGCTCCACTGCAGCCCCTCTCTTAATTTATCTTTTAGTGCCAACGAGAGCCTAGTACCCTGATACTAAGGGATTTGGTCCCATTGCTACAGTCAGGACTGTAGCGTTTGAGAAGAAGCACTTAGTAACTGCTGGAAACAAGCCCTATAGGCTAAGAGCCTAATAAAGCCATGCTGCAGTGTCTAAATGCAGGGCACATATTTAGTTATACTCCTCCTGACTGGAGGTGAAGCATAGGAACTGTTAccttttcccccaccccacaatTCATAAAAGTGCAAAACTTTTCTCCAGTTGTCTGGGCTATTACCCTTCCTGTTGTGATACAGCAAGTCAGATTATGACTGTGAAAAACTATTCCATCCAtgggtttgtgtttgtttggggtttttttttaagaatattttagtTCAGGCTAAAATAAAAGCCAACTAACATTCTTTGTGTCTCTCCTTCCTTTATGTGATTAGCAGATACGGGGAAACTCTGCCTCAGAGAGAGACTCCAGTACCTTTCAGCAGAGTCCAGTACATGCTGGGACAGACTGTTGGAATGcaatacaaacacaaaataatcTCTCCCTTTTTAGAGTAgagttttaatttattctggCCCATAGCAAGATGTGATCTGTAGTGTGGTGGTAAGCATCAGGTAGCTCACAAGAATTTAAAGGTACCATGTCcattgaaattttattttgagacTAATACAAACTCAAACTGATGTATCACCACTCAACAAAGATTAGCAACTAGTTATTCATAAGACAAACTCTCACCCTGCAGCTGACTAGCTATAAGTGTTTGTTAGGATAGAAATGCTACGTTAGACTACATCAGCTAGTATTAACATTAGTTTTGGGATGAGCATGTGTTTGAAGTGCAGCTCTACAACTGCTAGCAGCTGTCACTGTGCCTTCAATGTAAATGAACACAGTAGTCTGCTATTCTGTTATTAACACAAGCATGTAAGGAATGCAGCTGGAAAGAGTCCCATTGCTGACCCATAGAAGCAATGGAAACAATCATCAGGAACATCTGGAGAGCTATGTTCCTGCCTGGCTTCTGACATCATTAGTTCAAATTACTGTGCCACTGTCAGGCAGGTCATGCTACAACAGCACCTCTAACAAATTCCCTGTTATTTACTAGCTCCTACCTGGCTTCTGGAGTTACAGAGTACCAGAGAAAGCTTATTACCTTTCAGGAAACTGAACAAATAAATGGGCATTTTTAAATCTtgtactttttgtttgtttgttttaatgactTTGCAGTATAGCTTAAGTGTAAGCAATGTAGTGGCATTTACCTGACTGCAGATGACACTGCTTTCCCTCTGTACTAACAAAGTTTCCATCTTCTGGAGGACTCTGCAGAGTACAGCAAGACCTGATCTATCCTCATGAACTGATGGATgttgctgaagtgctgaggagagaaaggaaCACTTGTCCATGTGTTGAGAGAAGAAGCAGTAAGTGTGGTCATAAGAACAGAGCTAccatctccctgctctgccatgAAGAGGAAACATACTCCCTGCTTCCAAGGAGGCACATTCTCTTCCCCTTTACTACTAATACAATCACTTCTTTTTCCTACCATTCCCTCAAACATTTAATATCAATAACCTTCTAAGTTAGACACCAGTAGACCCTAAAAAAGCAAGTACTGGAGGCTAGTGGGCACTTGGTCTGCAATGGAAAAGAGCACAGGATTTCATGAAACATGACTGCTTCACAGTATACCAGGTGCTTCACAGAACTCTTGGGCAGGACCCTTGTAGCTCCCACCACCAGCAATAGCCCTTTGCACCAACACTCCCATCAGCAGACCCCAGCAAAGTTGTCTTCAATCAAAGTATAGCCTAGCTTACCTTTAGTGCTAACACCAATGTACATACATGTGTGCATCTGTGTCCTAGGTGTTGAATGCTCAGGACTGGTGGAAGGCTCAGTTTTCAACTCCATAGTTATGTAAATCCTCACTGACAGCAAATACAGTGAGAGGGGATATCTCAGTTATCTGACATGGCTCCCTTCCAGAACAGCAGAGAGCTCTGACTGCTAGGGCTGTTCAAGGCTTCAGCAGTTCGCCCTAAATGTGACTTCCCAGTGGCCAGCTCTACATGTACAGAAGCCACCTTTTACAGGAGGTAACGCTAGGCAGTACGTCAGCATGCCTCTTCTGCTTGCTGTCAAAGCCTGGGCTGCTGCAATCCTTTCATACCTTCAGCAGCCCTTGTGGGTATCTGCAGTGCCAGAAGGTCAGCCTTCCAAGGTGTACTCTCCCCAGACTTCTGTAAGGCCAGGAGAGAACTGGCAGAGTCAGCTAACTAGCTGTGGTGCCCCAAGCACTTCTGCACAAAGACTTTACAGACAAGCACCCCAGCATTTAAAGGTGAATTGGGGAAGGACAGGGAATAAATGTCACAAAGCTCTTATACTGTCCACACAGAAGACTTTATTtatacttgaaaataaaaaataagctaTGCAAAACACGAGCAATATTCTAGCAAAGACACACAAAAGCCCCTAGGAGCTTGGGGGCTGCCTGTTCAATCACTAATTTACTTCTGGCTCTATGTCTCTTCCTATTGTTATTAGCTTGCCTGCCTTGGCACTGGGACATCCTTCAGGAAGccattctttttcctctttgatcttAGTGGTCGCTTCCTTGGCTTcagcagttttcttcattttgtttttgtagAGAGGGGAGTGGAGGAACTCCATGTTTGTAAATGGGTCACCCCGCCTCAGCTTCCTGCAGAACCAAAGAGTTAGATTGAACCATCAAGGTATTTCTTGAATATAAGTATGATTTCAGTCTCTAAAGTCTCCAATTTTACCAAAATGCTTCCACTATAAGATCACTGAGTGGTACAGTTTATTCCTTGTCTAGTACAGGAACAGCTGTACCAGTACAGAGTACCTTCTGACCCAGTATAACCAACTCCTCACAGAAAGTTCAAACTGTGacatttttcagggaaaaaatgttGTTATGGAGTTAAATGGTTCTGTACAGTAGCCATTGGATGTACTGAATCTACACTTTCTTAGGGAAAAGATGCAGCTACGTGTTTAGATATTGTATCtgccaaaaaaagcaaatatagaTGCAGCCTGCTCACAGGGGAGAACCCTCCTCAAAACCTAGCATTTCCTTCACTGAAACCCAACTAAAATGGAAGTATTACTAAGTTGTTGTGTAAAACTTTAGATATCACACAATGGCAGCAAGTGAAATCAGGACTTTTGCTTAGCTGTCTTTATTTAACCTGTATTTTATCCTCACACTAATCCCTCATTAGCACTGGAGTACCACAGATACAGTCTGCTAAGAGATATGCTCATTTCAGTGAGGGAAATAACATCTTTGGTAGCTTGTTACCAGATGCCTGCACATGCACCTGTGCTAATGCAGAATTTTGTCTTAACCACACTGTGGTAGAAGAGGAGGGTCACAGAAACATGAAGGGTAAGGGGAACTTAATGTGACAGAGGGTCCAGCCCTGGAGAGTGAGCACatgagagcagagcaggggTTGCAGCATGGGAACAGCCATGGGAAGGAATAGTTTAAAGCCCAACCTGTTGAGTTTTGGCTCTGCATAGCAGGCTGGGTCCCGTCTCCGCCTGGATGAGCGCCCTGACACTTCCTCCAagctggaggaagagagagTCCTGGCATTGGTCAAGTCCTGTAGTGGCCTGATCTCTGCAAAGGTAGACATTCATACATGAGTTGATCAAAGTTTTTCCAAATCATTTCCAGATATCCTAAGAAATACAGCTGCCAAATAGAGAAGGGCTGCATTATCAGGTTTCTCTAAACACTGCACAATCCCGAATCCAATCATTCCCTCTAAACTCAGCAGACCGATTTTGTCCAAAAATCCCAGACCTGCTTCTCAAAAGTCAGCTCATGAATCGAATTAGGTTCctcactgaaaaaatacaggtCACGAATACTGCTAGTATCATTGGGCCCTGGTGTAGTAGAAAAATGATACTAAAATGCTAGATGATGGTTCTAATGCCCAGGAGCTTACAGTCtagaagagaaagcaagcttATGGCACCCAAACAACCTATGAGACTTCCAGCAAGACACAGGACCCTGCCAGTATTTACTGCAGCTTTCAAAGTGAAGTCAGCCAAgatggggagggcaggagaacAAAATTCCTCCCTTTCTACAAAGTACAGCCCACTCTAGCTATAACAGGCCTGTTTGTCAACAgctacaggaaggaaaaaaacccacaaaacaactCTCTTTACAGAGTATCCAGTAACAGCAAGCTCCCAAAAAGCCTCAGCTTAACTCTTATATTACCAGCAAAGGGATATACCCTCCAAATCttttaaacaaaccaaaaaaacaccaccaagaGAATTTAGGTAGCTCCCAATGAATTTCCATTGAAGATACCACCTAGAGGGTATAAAGTCTGAATCCTTGCAGCACTAACCATTCTGGACCAAAAACCTGCCATTTTCATCATATTCTGTGCCCCAATAACACTGACCCTAGTAGGCAGGGTCAGCATCAAATTATACTTTTCAACTGCTTGAGTAATTGATTTTCTCAATTGAAATGCATGCCCTGTAGATAACAAGAGGGGTAAAAAGGGACTTGCAGCACATACTCCTAGTCTTTTTCCCAATATA from Gavia stellata isolate bGavSte3 chromosome 8, bGavSte3.hap2, whole genome shotgun sequence includes the following:
- the IDH1 gene encoding isocitrate dehydrogenase [NADP] cytoplasmic; the protein is MSKKIHGGSVVEMQGDEMTRVIWELIKEKLIFPYVDLDLHSYDLGIEHRDATNDKVTVEAAEAIKKYNVGIKCATITPDEKRVEEFKLKQMWKSPNGTIRNILGGTVFREAIICKNIPRLVSGWVKPIVIGRHAYGDQYRATDFVVPGPGKVEMTYTPGDGGKPVTYLVHNFESCGGVAMGMYNLDQSIKDFAHSSFQMALSKGWPLYMSTKNTILKRYDGRFKDIFQEIYDREYKSQFEVKKIWYEHRLIDDMVAQALKSEGGFVWACKNYDGDVQSDSVAQGYGSLGMMTSVLICPDGKTVEAEAAHGTVTRHYRMHQKGQETSTNPIASIFAWTRGLAHRAKLDNNTSLKNFAVALEEVCIETIESGFMTKDLAACIKGLPNVTRSDYLNTFEFMDKLAENLKGKLASLPKL